GGCAAGTTCCCTCCGGATGGCGCGTCGGGTCTGAGCCGACGGTGCGTCTCGACGCTCGGCGCGAGGTCGCGGTGCCGGGGCTGCGTTCGCCGCCTGCACTCGCGGCCTGCGGCTGCCCTCGGCGGAGAACGCCGCGGGGGCGGCGACGCAAACTCGGCGCTGCGCGCCTCGAACATGCGTCGCCTTGTTTCCCCCGCGACGCCCTCCGCCTCGGCGCTCGTGAAGTTGGCGACCGCAGCCCCGGCACCGCGACCGGAGCCGTACCGCTCCACTCGAGGGCGACCCCCTTCGGTGCTTCAGCCGAGGTTCGCCGCCTGCAGGGCCTGTTCCAGGTCGGCGATCAGATCGTCGGTGTCCTCGATGCCCACCGAGATCCGCAGCAGGTCGAGCGGGCAGCGCGTGCCCGGGCCCTCGATCGGGCCGCGATGCTCGATCAGGCTCTCCACCGAGCCGAGCGAGGTGGCGCGGCGGAAGATCTTCACCGCGCCGGCGACCCGGCGCGCCGCGTCCTCGCCACCGCGCACGCGCAGCGAGAGCATGGCGCCGAAGCCGCCGTCCATCTGGCGGCGGGCGATGTCGTGGCCGGGGTGCGAGGGGAGCCCGGGGTAGAGCACTGCAAGCAGCGCCGGGTGATGCTCGAAATGCCGCGCGATGCGCAGCGCCGACGCTGCCGCGGTGCGCACGCGCGGGAACAGGGTGCGCAGGCCGCGATTGAGCAGCCAGGCCTCGAAGGGGCCGAGCACCGCGCCGCCGGCAGCGCGTGCGGTCCTGATGCGCGCCCAGAAGTCGTCGGCGCTGCGGGTCACCAGCACGCCGGCGACTACGTCGGAGTGGCCGTTGAGGTACTTGGTGGCCGAGTGCATGACGATGTCGGCGCCGAGCGCGAGCGGGCGGGTGAACACCGGGGTCGGTACGGTGGAGTCCACCACCAGGCGCGCGCCGGCGGCATGGGCGAGGTCCGCCGCACGGGCGATGTCGGTGAGTTCCCAGGTCGGATTGGCAGGCGTCTCCACCCACACGATGTCGGCCGGGCGCTGCAGCAGCGCGGCGAGCTCGTCGGCGTCGGCGTAGAAGTCGAGGGCGATCTGCCAGTTGCTCGAGAAGCCGATCAGCCAGTTGCGCAGCGACCAGTACATGTCGTGCGGAGCGACGATGCGCGCGCCGGGCTTCAGGGCGAGCAGCACCGCAGAGGCCGCGGCCATGCCGGAGGCGAACAGCGCCGCCTCGGCGCCGCCTTCCAGCTCGCACAGCAGCGCCTCCGCCGGGTCGAAGGCCGGGCTGGCGTCGCGGGCGTAGATCCGGCCGCCGGGCAGGCTGCCGTCCTCGGCGCGCTCGAAGGTGCTCGCCATGTGGATCGGCGGCACGATGTCGCGATGCGGCATCGTGGTCGCGCCCATGCCCTGGGCGGCGAGGGTGGCGGAGGAGGGGGTGAGGGAAGAGCGCGAGTCGTCGTGCTGCATGATGCGGTGTCCTTCGGCATGGCGGCGGGCGGCTTGCCCGGATGGCGGCGAGCCTAACGCCGGGGAACTGCGCTGTCGAGGTCGGCGGCCCGCCCGCGGTGCCGCGCGGCGGCCATCCGGTCGGACATGGTGCCGATTCCGCCGCACGGGTAGAATCGCGGCCTTTTCCCGCTCGGGACGTCCTTGTCGTGATCCGCATCGAAAACCTGCACAAGACCTACCGTGCCGCCGACGGCCGCGAGGTGGAGGCGCTCGCCGACATCAGCCTCGAGATCGGCGCCGGCGAGGTGTTCGGCATCATCGGCCGCTCCGGTGCCGGCAAGAGCACGCTGATCCGTACCCTGAACCTGCTCGAGCGCCCGAGCGCCGGGCGGGTCCTGATCGACGGCGAGGACATCACGAAGCTGGACAGCGAGGGCCTGTACGCGCTGCGCCGCCGTGTCGGCATGATCTTCCAGCACTTCAACCTGCTCAACGCCAAGACCGTCGCCGACAACATCGCCTGGCCGCTGAAGGCGACCGGGCACACGACTGCCGCCGAGCGCGCCGCGCGGGTGAAGGAACTGCTGGCGCTGGTCGGTCTGTCCGAGCACGGGCACAAGTATCCGTCGCAGCTCTCCGGCGGGCAGAAGCAGCGCGTCGGCATCGCGCGCGCGCTCGCCAACCGGCCGCAGATCCTGCTGTGCGACGAGGCGACCTCGGCGCTCGATCCCGAGACCACGCAATCCATCCTGCGCCTGCTGCTCGACATCAACCGCCAGCTCGGCCTCACCATCGTGCTGATCACCCACGAGATGCAGGTCATCCGCACGATCTGCGATCGGGTCGCGGTGATCGACGGCGGGCGCATCGTCGAGTCCGGCAGGGTGGCCGACGTCTTCCTGCATCCGCAGCATCCGGTCACGCGCAGCATGGTCGCGCAGAGCGACGCGCTGGCCGCGGCGAGCTTCGATCCGGCACATGTCTATATGAAGGACAAGCTGCGCGGCACGCTGGTGCGCCTGACCTACATCGGCGACGTCACCTATCAGCCCATCCTCAGCCGCATCATGGCCGGCGCCAAGGTGCAGATCACGATCCTGCAGGGCGAGGTGTCGAGCATCAAGGACGTCCCGTTCGGCCAGCTGCTGCTCGAGCTCGAAGGCGGCGAGGACGAAATCCGGGGCGTGTTCGCCGAGCTCGACCGCCACCAGATCCACCACGAGGTGCTGCAGTAATGGACCTGTCCGTCATCGACTGGAGCGACATCTGGCTGGCGACCTGGGAGACCCTGGTCATGACCGGAGTGTCGCTGTTCTTCACCATCCTGCTCGGCCTGCCGCTGGGCATCCTGCTGTTCGTGACCGCCAAGCGCCAGCTGCTGGAGCAGGGCTTCGTCTATACGGTGCTGTCCTTCGTGGTCAACGTGCTGCGCTCGGTGCCCTTCCTGATCCTGCTGATCGTGATGATTCCGGTCACGGTGATCCTGATCGGCACCTCGCTCGGCGTGGAAGGCGCGATCCCGCCGCTGGTGGTGGGCACGGCGCCCTTCTTCGCGCGCCTGGTCGAGAACGTGCTGCGCGAGGTCGACCGCGGCGTCATCGAGGCCTGCCAGGCGATGGGCATCCGCACCCACCGCATCATCTTCGGCGCGCTGCTGCCCGAGGCCTTGCCCGGGCTGGTCGCCGCGGTCACGGTGACGGCGATCACCTTGATGTCCTATGCTGCGATGTCGGGCGTGATCGGTGGCGGTGGCCTCGGCGACCTCGCGATCCGTTTCGGCTATCAGCGCTTCCAGACCGAGGTGATGGTGATCACCGTCGCCCTGCTGGTCGTGCTCGTCCAGATCATCCAGTACTCGGGCGACCGCCTGGTGCTGTATTTCACCCGCAAGTGATCCCCACGAAGGAGACTTCAACGATGTCGTTTACCCTGCGCAAACTGCTCGCCGCCGCCCTCGGCACGCTCACCCTGGCCGCCGGCACCGCCGCGGTCGCGGCCGACCGCCTGGTCATCGCCGCCACCCCGGTGCCGCACGCCGAGATCCTCGAATTCGTCAAGCCGATG
This genomic stretch from Thauera sp. GDN1 harbors:
- a CDS encoding PLP-dependent aspartate aminotransferase family protein, translated to MQHDDSRSSLTPSSATLAAQGMGATTMPHRDIVPPIHMASTFERAEDGSLPGGRIYARDASPAFDPAEALLCELEGGAEAALFASGMAAASAVLLALKPGARIVAPHDMYWSLRNWLIGFSSNWQIALDFYADADELAALLQRPADIVWVETPANPTWELTDIARAADLAHAAGARLVVDSTVPTPVFTRPLALGADIVMHSATKYLNGHSDVVAGVLVTRSADDFWARIRTARAAGGAVLGPFEAWLLNRGLRTLFPRVRTAAASALRIARHFEHHPALLAVLYPGLPSHPGHDIARRQMDGGFGAMLSLRVRGGEDAARRVAGAVKIFRRATSLGSVESLIEHRGPIEGPGTRCPLDLLRISVGIEDTDDLIADLEQALQAANLG
- a CDS encoding methionine ABC transporter ATP-binding protein; the encoded protein is MIRIENLHKTYRAADGREVEALADISLEIGAGEVFGIIGRSGAGKSTLIRTLNLLERPSAGRVLIDGEDITKLDSEGLYALRRRVGMIFQHFNLLNAKTVADNIAWPLKATGHTTAAERAARVKELLALVGLSEHGHKYPSQLSGGQKQRVGIARALANRPQILLCDEATSALDPETTQSILRLLLDINRQLGLTIVLITHEMQVIRTICDRVAVIDGGRIVESGRVADVFLHPQHPVTRSMVAQSDALAAASFDPAHVYMKDKLRGTLVRLTYIGDVTYQPILSRIMAGAKVQITILQGEVSSIKDVPFGQLLLELEGGEDEIRGVFAELDRHQIHHEVLQ
- a CDS encoding methionine ABC transporter permease, which translates into the protein MDLSVIDWSDIWLATWETLVMTGVSLFFTILLGLPLGILLFVTAKRQLLEQGFVYTVLSFVVNVLRSVPFLILLIVMIPVTVILIGTSLGVEGAIPPLVVGTAPFFARLVENVLREVDRGVIEACQAMGIRTHRIIFGALLPEALPGLVAAVTVTAITLMSYAAMSGVIGGGGLGDLAIRFGYQRFQTEVMVITVALLVVLVQIIQYSGDRLVLYFTRK